The following are from one region of the Streptomyces decoyicus genome:
- the rpmG gene encoding 50S ribosomal protein L33, with translation MARNELRPVVKLRSTAGTGYTYVTRKNRRNDPDRLELRKYDPVAGRHVAFREER, from the coding sequence ATGGCCCGCAACGAACTACGCCCGGTCGTCAAGCTCCGGTCCACCGCCGGCACCGGCTACACCTACGTGACCCGCAAGAACCGCCGTAACGACCCCGACCGCCTGGAACTGCGCAAGTACGACCCGGTGGCCGGCCGTCATGTCGCCTTCCGAGAGGAGCGCTGA
- a CDS encoding type B 50S ribosomal protein L31: MQSGIHPAYEPVVFRDRAADFAFLTRSTATSDLTVEWTDGNTYPVIDVEISSASHPFYTGTARVLDTAGRVERFERRYGKREAR; this comes from the coding sequence GTGCAGTCCGGAATCCACCCCGCATACGAGCCGGTCGTCTTCCGCGACCGGGCCGCCGACTTCGCCTTCCTGACCCGCTCGACCGCGACCAGTGACCTGACGGTCGAGTGGACGGACGGCAACACCTATCCCGTCATCGACGTCGAGATCTCCTCGGCGAGCCACCCCTTCTACACGGGCACCGCCCGGGTGCTGGACACCGCGGGCCGCGTCGAGCGGTTCGAGCGCCGCTACGGCAAGCGCGAGGCCCGCTGA
- the rpsN gene encoding 30S ribosomal protein S14, which translates to MAKQSKIAKNEKRRATVARYAARRAVLKAVIRSPHTPEEERTAARRELSRQPRDASATRVRNRDSVDGRPRGYFRAFGLSRVRLREQAHAGYLPGVRKSSW; encoded by the coding sequence ATGGCCAAGCAGAGCAAGATCGCCAAGAACGAGAAGCGCCGCGCTACCGTCGCCCGCTACGCCGCCCGGCGCGCCGTCCTCAAGGCCGTCATCCGCAGCCCGCACACGCCCGAGGAGGAGCGCACCGCCGCCCGGCGCGAACTCTCCCGCCAGCCTCGGGACGCCAGCGCCACCCGGGTACGCAACCGCGACAGCGTCGACGGGCGCCCGCGCGGCTACTTCCGCGCCTTCGGTCTCTCCCGGGTACGGCTGCGCGAGCAGGCGCACGCGGGCTACCTGCCGGGGGTCCGCAAGTCGAGCTGGTAG
- a CDS encoding rodlin, producing the protein MKKMMAGAAIAASLVGMSAAAAPQAMAIGNDRGTSTVNGNGAKSIYGNSTTSGQLSTQLGLVQGSLNDLCLGLPKVNAALAGLVAQDINVLSSPQNQQCVENSSQAKGDEALSHIVDDIAVLSGNGVGNR; encoded by the coding sequence ATGAAGAAGATGATGGCGGGCGCGGCGATTGCGGCCTCGCTCGTGGGAATGTCCGCGGCGGCCGCGCCGCAGGCCATGGCGATCGGCAACGACCGCGGCACGTCCACGGTCAACGGCAACGGCGCCAAGTCGATTTACGGCAACTCCACCACGAGCGGCCAGCTGAGCACCCAGCTCGGGCTCGTCCAGGGCTCCCTCAACGACCTCTGCCTGGGCCTTCCGAAGGTCAACGCCGCCCTCGCGGGGCTCGTCGCCCAGGACATCAACGTGCTGTCGTCGCCGCAGAACCAGCAGTGCGTCGAGAACTCGAGTCAGGCGAAGGGCGACGAGGCGCTGTCGCACATCGTGGACGACATCGCGGTGCTGTCCGGCAACGGCGTCGGCAACCGCTGA
- the tatA gene encoding Sec-independent protein translocase subunit TatA — MLRNAFEPWHLLLIIAVLVLLFGSKKLPDMARGLGRSMRILKSEAKSLKDDRPDGTPHADSTARH, encoded by the coding sequence ATGCTCCGCAACGCCTTCGAGCCCTGGCATCTGCTCCTGATCATCGCGGTCCTCGTGCTGCTCTTCGGCTCGAAGAAGCTGCCCGACATGGCGCGCGGCCTCGGCCGCTCGATGCGCATCCTCAAGTCCGAGGCCAAGTCCCTCAAGGACGACCGCCCGGACGGGACGCCTCACGCGGATTCCACCGCCCGCCACTGA
- a CDS encoding chaplin, with translation MRQSLKTCVFVAAASGMLGAGAGTAYADAGAGGSTANSPGVLSGNTVQVTVDAPVNACGNSVSGGGALNPAMGNACGNGAAPVPVAQRPLNAAPPSQVARRPVAEQVRRHAAPEPAPDRARPPADHPAKTSPKHARKPVDDAGTLHAPRSARDARVGAVARAGASAGSALLASTGPGELGLMAGAGAGLLVGGALLLRRGRPRHR, from the coding sequence ATGCGACAGAGCCTGAAGACGTGCGTGTTCGTGGCGGCGGCGTCGGGCATGCTCGGCGCGGGCGCCGGCACGGCGTATGCGGATGCCGGGGCCGGGGGGAGCACGGCGAACTCTCCCGGTGTGCTGTCCGGGAACACCGTCCAGGTGACCGTGGACGCCCCGGTCAACGCGTGTGGCAACTCGGTGAGTGGGGGCGGGGCGCTCAACCCGGCCATGGGTAACGCGTGCGGCAACGGTGCGGCACCTGTACCGGTGGCCCAGCGGCCCCTGAACGCGGCACCGCCGTCCCAGGTGGCGCGCCGGCCGGTCGCTGAGCAGGTCCGGCGGCACGCAGCCCCGGAGCCGGCACCCGACCGGGCACGGCCACCGGCCGACCACCCGGCCAAGACGTCACCGAAGCACGCCCGGAAGCCCGTGGACGATGCCGGAACGCTTCATGCGCCCCGGTCCGCGCGGGACGCGCGCGTGGGGGCGGTGGCGCGGGCCGGGGCCTCGGCGGGCTCTGCGCTGCTGGCGTCCACCGGGCCCGGTGAGCTGGGCCTGATGGCCGGTGCGGGCGCCGGGCTGCTGGTCGGCGGGGCGCTGCTGCTGCGCAGGGGCCGTCCGCGACACAGATGA
- a CDS encoding nitrilase-related carbon-nitrogen hydrolase, giving the protein MLIALAQTDCVLGEVAENLDAAREQIEQAAAQGADLVVFPELSLHGYHLGALKRDEALQASDPRLLGLSTLGPDVLVGFHEHTSLRAYNTAAHYSAGELVHAHRKLYLPNYLAWEERKHVSPGQSLRAYELKRARSGGRGATLVCNDAWQPTLPWLAVQDGAEVLFVPTNSAASLDPEAMDTGLYWDTLLSYTARMLQCWVVFVNRVGNELGATFWGGSRVVDPRGTVVAQAPKWEPSLVTVEIDLAEARRQRRAVPLVAEARLGLIDREVRRLIDEGGDH; this is encoded by the coding sequence ATGCTCATTGCGCTGGCGCAGACGGACTGTGTGCTGGGCGAGGTGGCGGAGAACCTCGATGCCGCCCGTGAGCAGATCGAGCAGGCGGCGGCGCAGGGCGCGGATCTCGTCGTCTTTCCCGAACTGAGCCTGCACGGTTACCACTTGGGCGCACTCAAGCGCGATGAGGCCCTCCAGGCCAGCGATCCGCGGCTGCTGGGGCTCAGCACTCTCGGCCCCGATGTGCTGGTCGGCTTCCACGAGCACACCAGCCTGCGGGCGTACAACACCGCGGCACACTACTCGGCCGGCGAGCTGGTGCATGCCCACCGCAAGCTGTACCTCCCCAACTACCTGGCCTGGGAGGAGCGCAAGCACGTCAGCCCGGGGCAGTCGCTGCGCGCGTACGAGCTGAAGCGGGCCAGGAGCGGCGGCCGGGGCGCGACGCTGGTGTGCAACGACGCCTGGCAGCCGACGCTGCCGTGGCTGGCCGTGCAGGACGGTGCCGAGGTGCTGTTCGTCCCGACCAACAGCGCGGCGAGCCTGGATCCGGAGGCGATGGACACCGGCCTGTACTGGGACACGCTGCTGTCCTATACGGCGCGGATGCTCCAGTGCTGGGTGGTCTTCGTCAACCGGGTGGGCAACGAGCTCGGCGCGACGTTCTGGGGCGGCTCACGGGTGGTGGACCCGCGGGGCACGGTGGTGGCGCAGGCGCCCAAGTGGGAGCCCTCGCTGGTCACCGTCGAGATCGATCTCGCCGAGGCGCGGCGGCAGCGGCGTGCGGTACCGCTGGTCGCCGAGGCCCGGCTGGGGCTGATCGACCGCGAGGTGCGGCGGCTGATCGACGAGGGCGGCGACCACTAG
- the rpmB gene encoding 50S ribosomal protein L28, which translates to MSAHCQLTGRKPGFGNSVSHSHRRTSRRFDPNIQRKRYWLPSEGRHVRLTLSTRGLKTVDTIGIEAAVARIRARGEKV; encoded by the coding sequence TTGTCCGCCCACTGCCAGCTGACCGGCCGCAAGCCGGGCTTCGGCAACTCCGTCTCCCACTCGCACCGCCGCACCTCGCGCCGCTTCGACCCCAACATCCAGCGCAAGCGCTACTGGCTCCCGAGCGAGGGCCGGCACGTCCGGCTCACGCTGAGCACCCGGGGCCTCAAGACCGTGGACACGATCGGGATCGAGGCCGCCGTGGCCCGCATCCGCGCACGAGGGGAGAAGGTCTGA
- a CDS encoding rodlin, with product MIKKTLATAAVAVSIVGIAAAAAPQAMATGNDHGTSTVNGNGAKQFYGNSTTYGYMSPQIGLIQGSLNKPCLALPKVNLGGVGAVVQDINVLSSPQNQQCTENSTQAKGDEPLSHILDDIAVLSANGAGNH from the coding sequence ATGATCAAGAAGACACTTGCGACCGCAGCTGTAGCTGTGTCCATTGTCGGAATTGCCGCCGCTGCCGCCCCTCAGGCGATGGCCACCGGCAACGACCACGGAACCTCTACCGTCAACGGCAACGGTGCGAAGCAGTTTTACGGCAACTCCACCACGTACGGCTACATGAGCCCGCAGATCGGCTTGATCCAGGGCTCGCTCAACAAGCCGTGCCTCGCCCTGCCCAAGGTGAACCTCGGCGGAGTCGGGGCTGTCGTGCAGGACATCAATGTCCTGTCGTCGCCGCAGAACCAGCAGTGCACCGAGAACTCGACCCAGGCCAAGGGCGACGAGCCGCTGTCGCACATTCTGGACGACATCGCGGTGCTCTCCGCCAACGGCGCCGGCAACCACTGA